In Bacteroidales bacterium, a genomic segment contains:
- the dusB gene encoding tRNA dihydrouridine synthase DusB has product MRIGNLDLGDLPVFLAPMEDITDPSFRYLCKKSGADVMYTEFISSDGLIRDGAKSVKKLDIFDYERPMGIQLYGHVVESMVEATHRAVAAGPDILDINFGCPVRKIANRGAGAGMLSNIPLMMKMTRAIVKASPVPVTVKTRLGWDDQHKIIKEVAEQLQDQGITALTIHGRTRAQMYQGRADWTLIGEVKQNPRMQIPVIGNGDISNPLEAKEAFDRYGVDGIMIGRAAVGKPWLFRHIKQYLKTGQLLPEPTVAEKVDMARMQFEKSLEFKEGPVGIYEMRRHFSNYFKGLPHFKEMRIKLLTSLDVDEILALLEQIRELYGEERPEISGGFWDR; this is encoded by the coding sequence ACTTGTGTAAGAAATCCGGAGCCGACGTGATGTACACGGAATTTATCTCTTCGGATGGTCTGATCAGAGACGGTGCAAAAAGTGTAAAGAAGCTGGATATTTTCGATTATGAACGACCCATGGGGATCCAGCTTTATGGCCATGTGGTGGAATCGATGGTGGAAGCCACTCACCGGGCAGTTGCGGCCGGGCCCGATATTTTAGATATCAACTTTGGTTGTCCGGTCCGGAAGATAGCCAACCGGGGAGCAGGTGCCGGGATGCTTTCCAATATTCCCCTGATGATGAAAATGACCCGGGCCATCGTAAAGGCTTCCCCGGTTCCGGTAACCGTAAAGACCCGGCTGGGGTGGGACGATCAGCATAAAATCATAAAGGAAGTGGCCGAACAGCTGCAGGATCAGGGCATCACTGCTCTTACCATTCACGGTCGCACCCGGGCTCAGATGTACCAGGGAAGAGCCGACTGGACCTTAATCGGAGAAGTAAAACAAAATCCCCGGATGCAGATTCCTGTCATCGGCAACGGCGATATATCCAATCCTCTGGAGGCCAAAGAGGCCTTTGATCGTTATGGGGTGGATGGGATTATGATCGGACGGGCAGCGGTTGGAAAGCCCTGGTTATTCAGACACATAAAACAATACCTGAAAACGGGTCAGTTGCTGCCCGAACCCACCGTTGCCGAGAAAGTGGATATGGCCAGGATGCAATTCGAAAAATCGCTGGAGTTTAAAGAGGGACCTGTTGGAATCTATGAAATGCGCAGACACTTTTCCAACTATTTCAAAGGGCTCCCCCATTTTAAGGAGATGCGCATTAAGCTGCTGACCTCTCTGGATGTGGATGAAATCCTGGCATTGCTGGAGCAAATCAGGGAACTCTATGGAGAAGAGCGGCCGGAAATTAGTGGAGGATTCTGGGATCGCTGA
- the nadB gene encoding L-aspartate oxidase, translating into MKKKYDFLVIGSGLGGLSFALKAANHGLVCLITKADLEETNTRYAQGGIAAVTYEPDSHEKHVQDTLIAGDYLCNEEVVRMVVREAPDQIRELIQWGAKFDKQSSGKYDLAREGGHSEHRILHHKDNTGQEIQRALSVQVRRHPNIDLLEKHFAVDLITQHHLGKLVKRHMTDIECYGAYVLNLETHKVLRILSRSTLLASGGAGNLYYTTTNPLVATGDGVSMVYRAKGIVDNMEFVQFHPTSLYNPGESPSYLITEAMRGYGGILKNQLGDKFMKKYDPRGSLAPRDVVARAIDNEMKVHGHDFVYLDNTHLDARALKEHFPNITEKCRSLGIDIAKEKIPVVPAAHYMCGGVKVDMDGQTSIKKLYAVGEVSSTGLHGANRLASNSLIEAIVYAERAVKHAVKHFSSCQVPGQIPPWDDRGTTHPEEMVLITQNLKEVKQIMTNYVGIVRSDLRLERAAVRLAIIYRETEELYKKSKVSLRICQLRNLINVGYLVIKMAQARKESRGLHYNLDYPRHSEQE; encoded by the coding sequence ATGAAGAAAAAATATGATTTTCTGGTTATTGGTTCGGGGCTCGGGGGACTAAGTTTTGCTCTGAAGGCTGCAAATCACGGTTTGGTTTGTCTGATTACCAAGGCGGATCTGGAAGAGACCAACACCCGCTATGCCCAGGGAGGTATTGCTGCCGTTACCTATGAGCCCGACAGCCATGAGAAACATGTGCAGGATACCCTGATCGCAGGAGACTATCTTTGCAATGAGGAGGTAGTCAGGATGGTGGTCAGGGAGGCCCCTGATCAGATCCGCGAGCTCATCCAGTGGGGTGCCAAATTTGACAAGCAATCCAGTGGTAAATATGACCTGGCTCGTGAGGGAGGGCATTCTGAACACCGGATCCTGCATCACAAAGATAATACCGGACAGGAAATACAGCGTGCCCTTTCGGTTCAGGTTCGGAGACATCCCAATATTGACCTGCTGGAAAAGCACTTTGCTGTCGATCTGATTACCCAGCACCATCTGGGGAAGCTGGTTAAGCGTCATATGACCGATATAGAGTGCTACGGCGCATATGTGCTGAATCTGGAGACCCATAAGGTTTTGAGAATTCTTTCACGAAGTACTTTACTCGCATCCGGCGGAGCCGGCAACCTCTACTACACCACTACCAATCCTCTGGTCGCAACCGGCGACGGTGTGTCCATGGTATACCGGGCCAAGGGAATTGTAGATAATATGGAATTTGTGCAATTCCATCCCACATCCCTCTACAATCCCGGGGAGTCACCTTCCTACCTGATTACAGAAGCTATGCGCGGATATGGGGGGATTCTTAAGAATCAACTGGGAGATAAATTTATGAAAAAGTACGATCCCAGAGGCAGTCTGGCCCCCAGGGATGTGGTTGCCAGGGCTATCGATAACGAGATGAAGGTACACGGTCACGATTTTGTCTACCTCGATAACACACATCTGGATGCCAGGGCATTGAAGGAGCACTTCCCTAATATCACGGAAAAGTGCAGATCCCTGGGTATAGATATTGCCAAGGAGAAGATTCCGGTGGTTCCTGCGGCTCATTACATGTGTGGAGGGGTAAAAGTGGATATGGACGGGCAGACCTCGATCAAAAAACTGTATGCTGTCGGGGAAGTCTCTTCCACCGGGCTACACGGGGCTAACCGGCTCGCCTCTAATTCATTGATTGAGGCCATTGTTTATGCCGAACGGGCCGTGAAGCATGCAGTGAAACACTTTTCATCCTGTCAGGTTCCCGGTCAGATTCCTCCGTGGGACGACAGAGGCACCACCCATCCGGAGGAGATGGTACTGATCACACAAAACCTGAAAGAGGTCAAACAGATTATGACCAATTATGTGGGCATCGTCAGGTCCGATCTGCGGCTGGAAAGGGCTGCGGTCAGGTTGGCAATCATTTACCGGGAGACAGAAGAGCTCTATAAAAAATCCAAGGTTTCCCTGAGGATCTGTCAGCTGCGGAACCTGATCAATGTGGGTTACCTGGTCATTAAGATGGCTCAGGCCCGCAAAGAGAGCAGGGGCCTGCACTATAACCTGGACTATCCCAGGCACAGTGAGCAGGAGTGA
- the wecB gene encoding UDP-N-acetylglucosamine 2-epimerase (non-hydrolyzing) → MIKLLTIIGARPQIIKAAALSRAMHEGFKDQIHEVILHTGQHYDDALSEVFFREMHIPSPDYNLGIGSAGHGSQTGQMIGGIEEVLLKEKPDGLVVYGDTNSTLAGALAAAKLHIPVIHIEAGLRSFNKRMPEEINRIACDHMSTFLFSPTLTGIENLAKEGIMHHQNQSLSSDHPGVYHSGDVMYDNTLFFRELAMDKSPILKNLGLDNQNYILATIHRPSNTDIPENLAGIFRAMDEISKEKNIPIVLPLHPRTAAILQQEHMQERMEFISSNRLIRLLPAVSFLDMIRLEAGAKLILTDSGGVQKEAWFMEKPVVVLRKETEWVEIVEAGKGVLTGPDTDKIIQSAKMFLEAEPGAYPPIFGDGKAARQILKVLTTANWQ, encoded by the coding sequence ATGATAAAATTACTTACGATAATCGGAGCCAGGCCCCAGATTATTAAGGCCGCAGCACTGAGCAGGGCCATGCACGAGGGGTTTAAGGACCAGATCCATGAAGTGATCCTGCATACGGGTCAGCATTACGACGATGCCCTGTCCGAAGTCTTCTTCCGCGAGATGCACATCCCTTCCCCGGATTATAACCTGGGAATCGGATCGGCCGGTCACGGTTCACAGACGGGACAAATGATCGGGGGCATAGAGGAGGTTCTTCTGAAAGAAAAACCCGATGGCCTGGTGGTTTACGGAGATACCAATTCAACCCTGGCCGGGGCACTGGCCGCTGCCAAGCTGCATATTCCTGTCATCCATATCGAGGCGGGGCTGCGTTCTTTCAACAAAAGAATGCCCGAAGAAATCAACCGGATCGCCTGCGATCATATGAGTACTTTTCTTTTCTCTCCCACCCTCACCGGAATAGAAAACCTGGCAAAAGAGGGGATAATGCACCATCAGAACCAATCTCTTTCATCCGACCATCCGGGGGTTTATCACAGCGGAGATGTGATGTACGACAATACCCTCTTCTTCAGGGAACTTGCCATGGATAAGTCCCCTATCCTAAAAAACCTGGGACTGGACAATCAAAATTATATTCTTGCCACCATCCACCGGCCTTCTAATACCGATATCCCGGAGAACCTGGCTGGCATTTTCCGCGCCATGGATGAGATTTCAAAGGAGAAAAACATCCCCATTGTCCTTCCCCTTCATCCGCGCACGGCAGCCATCCTCCAGCAGGAGCATATGCAGGAGCGTATGGAGTTTATCAGTTCTAACAGACTGATCAGACTGTTACCGGCTGTCTCTTTTCTCGATATGATCCGTCTGGAGGCGGGAGCAAAACTGATCCTGACCGATTCGGGCGGGGTACAGAAAGAGGCCTGGTTCATGGAGAAACCGGTTGTGGTATTGCGGAAGGAGACGGAATGGGTCGAAATTGTTGAGGCCGGGAAAGGAGTTCTCACCGGCCCGGATACGGATAAGATCATCCAATCGGCAAAAATGTTCCTGGAGGCTGAACCCGGGGCCTATCCGCCCATTTTTGGAGACGGAAAGGCTGCCAGGCAGATATTGAAAGTGCTCACCACGGCCAACTGGCAGTAA
- a CDS encoding glycine--tRNA ligase produces MAQEDLFKKLVAHCKEYGYVFPSSEIYDGLAAVYDYGQYGVELKNNIKKYWWDSMVLLHENVVGLDSAIFMHPTTWKASGHVDAFNDPLIDNKDSKKRYRADVLIEEQMAKYEEKINKEVQKAKKRFGDSFDEAQFKSTHPRVLASQEKLDKLHSRFVEALNSSDLNELKQIILDEEIVCPFSGSRNWTDVRQFNLMFSTEMGSTSESSNKIYLRPETAQGIFVNYLNVQKSGRMKIPFGIAQIGKAFRNEIVARQFIFRMREFEQMEMQFFVPPGTELEWFNTWKEIRMKWHRALGFGENKYRFHDHDKLAHYANAATDIEFEFPFGFKEVEGIHSRTDFDLGSHQEYSGKKLQYFDPDTNKNYVPYVVETSIGVDRMFLQIISAAYTEEQLIKEDGSTDSRVVLKLPPALAPVKLAVFPLTRKDGLPEKARKIIDQLKFDFNCQYEEKDSIGKRYRRQDAIGTPFCITIDHQTLEDDTVTIRYRDTMEQDRIPWPELHGIIHEKVSMRTLFESITA; encoded by the coding sequence ATGGCCCAGGAAGATCTCTTTAAGAAATTGGTTGCGCACTGCAAGGAGTATGGATATGTTTTCCCATCCAGTGAGATATATGACGGATTGGCTGCAGTATACGACTACGGGCAGTATGGAGTTGAACTTAAAAATAACATCAAGAAATACTGGTGGGACTCCATGGTCCTTCTGCACGAAAATGTGGTGGGGCTCGATTCCGCCATTTTTATGCACCCCACCACCTGGAAAGCTTCGGGGCACGTGGATGCGTTCAACGATCCCCTGATCGATAACAAAGACTCCAAGAAACGCTACCGGGCCGATGTGCTGATCGAGGAGCAGATGGCCAAATACGAGGAGAAGATCAATAAGGAAGTTCAAAAGGCAAAAAAGCGTTTTGGGGATTCTTTTGACGAAGCTCAGTTCAAGAGCACCCATCCCAGGGTGCTGGCCAGCCAGGAGAAGCTGGATAAGCTGCACAGCCGTTTCGTGGAAGCGCTGAACAGCTCCGATCTGAATGAGCTCAAGCAGATCATTTTGGACGAAGAGATTGTCTGCCCGTTTTCGGGATCGCGCAACTGGACGGATGTAAGGCAATTCAACCTGATGTTCTCGACCGAAATGGGCTCGACTTCCGAGAGTTCGAACAAAATCTATTTGCGCCCCGAAACAGCCCAGGGTATTTTTGTTAACTACCTGAACGTACAAAAGTCGGGCAGGATGAAAATCCCTTTTGGAATCGCCCAGATCGGGAAAGCCTTCCGGAATGAAATTGTGGCCAGGCAATTCATCTTCCGGATGCGTGAATTTGAACAAATGGAGATGCAGTTCTTTGTCCCCCCGGGAACGGAACTGGAATGGTTCAATACCTGGAAGGAGATCCGGATGAAATGGCACCGCGCCCTGGGATTCGGTGAAAACAAATACCGCTTCCACGATCACGATAAGCTGGCCCATTATGCCAATGCAGCCACAGACATCGAATTTGAGTTTCCCTTTGGTTTTAAAGAAGTGGAAGGGATCCATTCCCGTACCGATTTTGACCTGGGCAGTCACCAGGAGTACTCCGGGAAAAAACTGCAATACTTTGATCCGGATACCAATAAGAATTATGTGCCCTACGTGGTTGAAACATCCATTGGGGTCGATCGCATGTTCCTGCAGATCATCTCTGCGGCCTATACCGAAGAGCAACTGATCAAAGAGGACGGATCAACCGATTCAAGGGTAGTACTAAAACTGCCTCCGGCTCTTGCCCCGGTCAAACTGGCGGTCTTCCCGCTGACCAGGAAGGACGGTTTGCCGGAAAAAGCCAGGAAGATCATCGACCAGCTAAAATTTGATTTCAACTGCCAGTACGAGGAAAAAGACTCCATCGGGAAAAGATACCGGAGGCAGGACGCCATCGGAACCCCCTTTTGTATCACCATAGATCATCAAACCCTGGAGGACGATACAGTCACCATCCGTTACAGAGATACCATGGAGCAGGACCGAATCCCGTGGCCGGAGCTTCATGGAATCATTCATGAAAAAGTGAGTATGAGAACACTCTTTGAAAGCATTACTGCCTAA
- a CDS encoding YfhO family protein, whose product MKEALIVSLKTFSRTHLIILLGFLALALAYMSPVLDGKVLSQHDMTQFEGVRQELENFEEETGESSQWTNSQFSGMPAFHVGPTGAKTTVFREMARVLRLGAGSNNPIAILFAYLLCFYILLLTLRLSPWLSAIGAIAFALSSYNLIILQPGHINKAYAIAFMAPVVAGILLAYRGKYLGGGLLFLLGLGIQLYYNHLQITYYLLLLSLIIILSKGIYAILEKQLKKYLTASAVLLVAAVLALLPNFSSLWINYEISKQSIRGKPELSLNRENQTSGLDSDYALSWSYGKVETFSLMIPYMTGGKTAAMGENEKAMEKVSPQFRETVAGQNQYWGPKASTAGSNYSGAIVVFFFVLGLFLIHGPMRWWIIISSLLSIMLAWGSHLPGLSHFFLDHVPFYNKFRTVEMTLVIVCFNIPLLAFLAIDRIIMNPDLILEKRKQLLLAFGFTGGLSLLFFLFPGIFSFFSEREQLIFNQQLQGADLQYAGQFRQFMDELEAARIYLFRHDAIRSFVLIAMAFVLTWYFASKKLKLAWFLAGLAVLITLDLWLIDHRFLNRDNFVSKRQQANTLAPTPADEFILQDPDIHFRVANLTVSPWQDGTTSYHHKSIGGYHGIKMRRYQDLIDLYLSRGLQNIIGVLNQQPSHMQVDSVLAAQQVLNMLNTKYFILNPSSQPLRNPHAMGHAWLVNEVELVNNPDEEYLALENTDLTRVAVVDRRFEELLPADFGQNEATGTVELTAYQPNRMTYQVSLEQESLVVFSDIYYEGGWQASIDGEPAPLLRANYILRALPVEAGEHEVEFNFVFEPFEKGEKISLVGSLLVLLLLLGGAGFYIYSRKD is encoded by the coding sequence ATGAAAGAAGCGCTGATTGTTTCTCTTAAAACATTCTCCCGGACTCATTTAATTATTCTGCTTGGTTTTCTGGCCCTGGCCCTCGCTTATATGAGTCCCGTGCTGGATGGAAAGGTGCTTTCCCAGCACGATATGACCCAGTTTGAAGGGGTCCGGCAGGAGCTGGAGAATTTTGAAGAAGAGACCGGGGAATCTTCGCAGTGGACAAACTCTCAGTTTTCGGGCATGCCCGCTTTTCACGTGGGTCCCACCGGAGCAAAAACCACCGTTTTCAGGGAGATGGCCAGAGTTTTGCGCCTGGGAGCCGGATCGAACAATCCCATTGCCATCCTGTTTGCTTACCTTCTCTGTTTTTATATTCTGCTGCTTACCCTGCGCCTCTCTCCCTGGCTGAGTGCCATCGGAGCCATTGCTTTCGCCCTGTCCTCCTATAACCTGATCATCCTTCAGCCCGGCCATATTAACAAAGCTTATGCCATTGCATTTATGGCACCTGTAGTGGCGGGGATCCTGCTTGCCTACCGGGGAAAGTATTTGGGCGGGGGACTCCTTTTCCTTCTGGGACTGGGCATTCAATTGTATTATAACCACCTGCAGATCACCTATTACCTCCTGCTTCTGTCATTGATCATTATTCTCTCGAAGGGGATATATGCCATTCTTGAAAAGCAGCTCAAAAAATACCTGACTGCCTCAGCAGTACTTCTTGTGGCTGCCGTGCTGGCCTTGCTTCCAAACTTTTCGAGTCTCTGGATCAATTACGAGATTTCCAAACAGAGTATCAGGGGCAAGCCTGAACTAAGCCTGAACCGGGAGAACCAGACCTCCGGACTGGACAGTGATTATGCCCTGAGCTGGAGCTATGGCAAGGTAGAGACTTTTTCTCTGATGATCCCGTATATGACCGGCGGGAAAACAGCCGCCATGGGAGAAAATGAAAAAGCCATGGAGAAAGTGAGTCCCCAGTTCAGGGAGACCGTGGCCGGACAGAACCAGTACTGGGGGCCCAAAGCATCCACAGCAGGCTCCAATTATTCAGGCGCCATTGTGGTATTCTTCTTTGTCCTGGGACTCTTCCTGATCCATGGCCCCATGCGCTGGTGGATCATTATCAGCAGCCTGCTCTCCATTATGCTGGCCTGGGGCTCTCATTTACCGGGGCTGTCCCACTTTTTCCTGGATCACGTGCCTTTCTACAACAAATTCAGGACCGTGGAGATGACCCTGGTCATTGTCTGCTTTAATATCCCGCTTCTGGCCTTTCTGGCCATAGACCGGATCATAATGAATCCTGATCTGATCCTGGAGAAGAGAAAACAGCTATTGCTCGCCTTCGGCTTCACAGGAGGCCTCTCTCTGCTCTTTTTCCTGTTCCCGGGTATATTTAGCTTTTTCTCGGAACGGGAACAGCTGATATTCAACCAGCAGCTGCAGGGTGCCGACCTTCAATATGCGGGCCAGTTCAGACAGTTTATGGATGAACTGGAGGCCGCAAGAATCTATCTTTTCAGGCACGATGCCATCCGCAGCTTTGTTTTGATCGCCATGGCCTTTGTGCTGACCTGGTACTTTGCCAGCAAGAAGCTGAAGCTGGCCTGGTTCCTGGCCGGACTTGCGGTCCTGATCACCCTCGATCTCTGGTTAATCGATCACCGCTTCCTGAACAGGGACAATTTCGTCTCAAAAAGGCAGCAGGCCAATACCCTGGCCCCCACACCGGCCGATGAGTTCATTCTCCAGGATCCGGATATTCATTTCAGGGTGGCCAACCTGACCGTCTCCCCCTGGCAGGATGGCACGACCTCCTATCACCACAAATCCATCGGGGGCTATCATGGCATAAAAATGAGAAGGTACCAGGATCTGATTGATCTCTATCTTTCGCGGGGACTGCAGAATATAATCGGGGTTTTAAATCAACAACCCTCTCACATGCAGGTGGATTCTGTTCTGGCCGCCCAACAGGTTTTGAATATGTTAAATACCAAATACTTTATTCTGAATCCCTCTTCCCAGCCCCTCAGGAATCCGCACGCCATGGGTCATGCCTGGCTGGTGAACGAGGTGGAGCTGGTGAATAACCCGGATGAGGAGTACCTGGCATTGGAAAACACCGACCTCACCAGGGTGGCGGTGGTAGACCGAAGGTTTGAGGAGCTTTTGCCCGCCGATTTCGGTCAGAATGAAGCTACCGGCACCGTGGAGCTCACTGCTTACCAGCCAAACCGGATGACCTACCAGGTATCGCTGGAACAAGAGTCGCTGGTGGTCTTCTCCGATATTTATTATGAAGGCGGCTGGCAGGCCAGCATTGATGGGGAACCGGCTCCTCTCTTAAGGGCCAATTATATACTGCGGGCCCTGCCGGTAGAAGCTGGTGAGCATGAAGTGGAATTCAACTTTGTGTTCGAACCATTCGAAAAAGGGGAAAAGATCTCCCTGGTGGGATCCTTGCTGGTATTGTTATTGCTGCTCGGGGGTGCCGGGTTCTATATTTACTCGCGGAAGGACTGA
- a CDS encoding glycosyltransferase — translation MKVTFLFSGLPHYLIALLNRLVSVHGMEVSVIVPGKRGLSLGEGVKLGDEEEPCLFSVRQLEEYRGKFRKPYFRKLHSTLEELLPDIVVMGWPYIVNYSFDSGSRKVVRANNISLVFREIPFMVAPKNRSICYYRKNPIVNENLEVENPVGLRFYPWAFGLNLMRIRYYRQVDATMIYASHGFVIQESYGIDRKNIFLTYNSPDTEKIANIRQRLTGEGVTVSNPKRILHLGRLVKWKRVDLLIEATAKLSPGHDTLELCIIGEGPEETYLKQLVERKALKDRVKFLGSIYDPEDLGREILSSAIYVLAGMGGLSINEAMAFGKPVVCSRCDGTEKDLVNDGMNGLYFKEGDADDLASKIEILLEDPEKTRAMGAQSLSIIEEKINLDKVTRRFADCFEFLKKKENHGI, via the coding sequence ATGAAGGTTACATTCCTGTTTAGTGGGCTCCCACACTATTTGATCGCACTTTTAAACCGGCTGGTAAGTGTGCATGGGATGGAGGTAAGTGTCATTGTTCCCGGGAAGCGAGGCTTATCCCTGGGGGAGGGTGTCAAGCTGGGCGATGAAGAGGAGCCCTGTCTATTCTCGGTCAGGCAACTGGAGGAATATCGCGGGAAGTTCAGGAAACCCTATTTCAGGAAGCTGCATAGCACACTGGAGGAGCTTTTACCGGATATTGTGGTCATGGGCTGGCCCTATATCGTCAATTATTCCTTCGATTCCGGATCGAGGAAAGTGGTCAGGGCAAATAACATTTCACTGGTTTTCCGGGAGATTCCTTTTATGGTGGCCCCCAAAAACAGGTCCATTTGCTATTACAGGAAGAATCCCATTGTGAATGAAAACCTGGAGGTCGAAAATCCGGTGGGACTGAGGTTTTATCCCTGGGCTTTCGGATTAAACCTGATGCGGATCAGATACTACAGGCAGGTTGATGCAACCATGATTTATGCCAGCCATGGATTTGTAATTCAGGAGAGTTATGGGATCGACCGGAAGAATATATTCCTGACCTATAATTCTCCCGATACAGAGAAGATAGCCAATATTCGTCAACGATTGACCGGAGAGGGGGTGACGGTATCAAATCCCAAAAGAATCCTGCATCTGGGTCGCCTTGTGAAATGGAAACGGGTCGATCTGCTGATTGAAGCAACAGCCAAACTCTCCCCCGGGCATGACACCCTGGAACTGTGTATTATTGGAGAGGGTCCGGAGGAGACCTATTTGAAACAACTGGTGGAGCGAAAAGCTCTTAAAGACAGAGTAAAATTCCTGGGAAGCATCTATGATCCGGAGGACCTGGGCAGGGAAATCCTCTCCTCTGCCATCTATGTTCTTGCAGGAATGGGCGGATTATCCATCAATGAAGCCATGGCCTTTGGTAAACCGGTAGTCTGCTCCAGGTGCGACGGAACTGAAAAAGACCTGGTAAACGACGGGATGAACGGTCTTTACTTTAAAGAAGGAGATGCTGATGACCTGGCCTCAAAAATAGAAATCTTACTTGAAGATCCGGAGAAAACCCGGGCCATGGGAGCGCAGTCTTTATCCATCATTGAGGAGAAGATCAATCTGGACAAGGTTACCCGGCGCTTTGCAGATTGCTTCGAGTTTCTGAAGAAAAAAGAAAATCATGGGATTTGA